From the Panthera leo isolate Ple1 chromosome C1, P.leo_Ple1_pat1.1, whole genome shotgun sequence genome, one window contains:
- the PRLH gene encoding prolactin-releasing peptide, producing MKAFQAWLLGLLLLGLALRGAASQTHPHSMEIRNPDIDPAWYAGRRIRPVGRFGRRTAAPPGCREPARLLPPERRR from the exons ATGAAGGCTTTCCAGGCCTGGCTGCTGGGCCTGCTGCTGCTGGGACTGGCCCTGCGGGGGGCTGCGAGCCAAACCCACCCGCACTCCATGGAGATCCGCA ACCCTGACATCGATCCCGCCTGGTACGCGGGCCGCAGGATCAGGCCCGTGGGCCGCTTCGGCCGGAGGACAGCAGCCCCCCCGGGATGTCGTGAACCAGCCAGGCTGCTCCCCCCTGAAAGGAGGCGCTGA